The following proteins come from a genomic window of Populus alba chromosome 12, ASM523922v2, whole genome shotgun sequence:
- the LOC118044668 gene encoding uncharacterized protein isoform X4 → MNSRELALVSTATVFGALASAFAVCFYSSNGNSRKQFSKINSVPDCDVSKKCSSQSPFDPSKRKEYLSWDDYFMAIALLSAERSKDPNRQVGACLVSQNGIILGIGYNGFPRGCSDDDLPWAKKSKSGDPLETKYPYVCHAEVNAILNTNHASAVGQSGVSEVIYFIQKNNSDMAYVASHKLLYMAGIKVRKHQPQTDRISIKFQEP, encoded by the exons ATGAATTCACGAGAGCTCGCTCTTGTCTCCACAGCCACAGTCTTCGGAGCTTTAGCTTCTGCTTTTGCTGTTTGCTTCTACTCCAGCAACGGCAATTCCAGAAAGCAGTTTTCCAAAATCAATTCGGTTCCAGACTGTGACGTTTCGAAGAAATGCTCTTCTCAGAGCCCCTTCGATCCTTCCAAACGCAAAGA gTATTTATCATGGGATGATTATTTTATGGCAATTGCACTTTTATCAGCTGAAAGGTCCAAAGATCCAAACAGGCAg GTTGGGGCATGTTTGGTTAGTCAAAATGGCATAATTCTTG GCATTGGCTACAATGGATTTCCAAGAGGTTGTTCAGATGACGACCTTCCGTGGGCAAAG AAATCCAAATCTGGGGACCCTCTTGAGACAAAGTACCC TTATGTTTGTCATGCTGAAGTCAATGCTATTCTGAACACAAATCATGCTTCTGCTGTTGGGCAG TCGGGCGTGTCTgaagttatatattttatacagaAGAACAATTCAGATATGGCGTACGTTGCTTCACACAAGTTACTGTACATGGCTGGTATTAAA GTCAGAAAACACCAACCCCAGACGGACCGAATTTCGATCAAGTTCCAGGAGCCCTAG
- the LOC118044668 gene encoding uncharacterized protein isoform X2, with protein sequence MNSRELALVSTATVFGALASAFAVCFYSSNGNSRKQFSKINSVPDCDVSKKCSSQSPFDPSKRKEYLSWDDYFMAIALLSAERSKDPNRQVGACLVSQNGIILGIGYNGFPRGCSDDDLPWAKKSKSGDPLETKYPYVCHAEVNAILNTNHASAVGQRLYVTMFPCNECAKIIIQSGVSEVIYFIQKNNSDMAYVASHKLLYMAGIKVRKHQPQTDRISIKFQEP encoded by the exons ATGAATTCACGAGAGCTCGCTCTTGTCTCCACAGCCACAGTCTTCGGAGCTTTAGCTTCTGCTTTTGCTGTTTGCTTCTACTCCAGCAACGGCAATTCCAGAAAGCAGTTTTCCAAAATCAATTCGGTTCCAGACTGTGACGTTTCGAAGAAATGCTCTTCTCAGAGCCCCTTCGATCCTTCCAAACGCAAAGA gTATTTATCATGGGATGATTATTTTATGGCAATTGCACTTTTATCAGCTGAAAGGTCCAAAGATCCAAACAGGCAg GTTGGGGCATGTTTGGTTAGTCAAAATGGCATAATTCTTG GCATTGGCTACAATGGATTTCCAAGAGGTTGTTCAGATGACGACCTTCCGTGGGCAAAG AAATCCAAATCTGGGGACCCTCTTGAGACAAAGTACCC TTATGTTTGTCATGCTGAAGTCAATGCTATTCTGAACACAAATCATGCTTCTGCTGTTGGGCAG AGGCTTTATGTGACTATGTTCCCTTGCAATGAATGTGCCAAGATAATCATTCAG TCGGGCGTGTCTgaagttatatattttatacagaAGAACAATTCAGATATGGCGTACGTTGCTTCACACAAGTTACTGTACATGGCTGGTATTAAA GTCAGAAAACACCAACCCCAGACGGACCGAATTTCGATCAAGTTCCAGGAGCCCTAG
- the LOC118044668 gene encoding uncharacterized protein isoform X1: MNSRELALVSTATVFGALASAFAVCFYSSNGNSRKQFSKINSVPDCDVSKKCSSQSPFDPSKRKEYLSWDDYFMAIALLSAERSKDPNRQVGACLVSQNGIILGIGYNGFPRGCSDDDLPWAKKSKSGDPLETKYPYVCHAEVNAILNTNHASAVGQRLYVTMFPCNECAKIIIQSGVSEVIYFIQKNNSDMAYVASHKLLYMAGIKVSFACCFVEALTKVYFGQSTSFV; the protein is encoded by the exons ATGAATTCACGAGAGCTCGCTCTTGTCTCCACAGCCACAGTCTTCGGAGCTTTAGCTTCTGCTTTTGCTGTTTGCTTCTACTCCAGCAACGGCAATTCCAGAAAGCAGTTTTCCAAAATCAATTCGGTTCCAGACTGTGACGTTTCGAAGAAATGCTCTTCTCAGAGCCCCTTCGATCCTTCCAAACGCAAAGA gTATTTATCATGGGATGATTATTTTATGGCAATTGCACTTTTATCAGCTGAAAGGTCCAAAGATCCAAACAGGCAg GTTGGGGCATGTTTGGTTAGTCAAAATGGCATAATTCTTG GCATTGGCTACAATGGATTTCCAAGAGGTTGTTCAGATGACGACCTTCCGTGGGCAAAG AAATCCAAATCTGGGGACCCTCTTGAGACAAAGTACCC TTATGTTTGTCATGCTGAAGTCAATGCTATTCTGAACACAAATCATGCTTCTGCTGTTGGGCAG AGGCTTTATGTGACTATGTTCCCTTGCAATGAATGTGCCAAGATAATCATTCAG TCGGGCGTGTCTgaagttatatattttatacagaAGAACAATTCAGATATGGCGTACGTTGCTTCACACAAGTTACTGTACATGGCTGGTATTAAAGTAAGTTTTGCTTGCTGTTTTGTTGAAGCTCTCACTAAGGTTTATTTTGGCCAAAGCACTTCCTTTGTTTGA
- the LOC118044668 gene encoding uncharacterized protein isoform X3: protein MNSRELALVSTATVFGALASAFAVCFYSSNGNSRKQFSKINSVPDCDVSKKCSSQSPFDPSKRKEYLSWDDYFMAIALLSAERSKDPNRQVGACLVSQNGIILGIGYNGFPRGCSDDDLPWAKKSKSGDPLETKYPYVCHAEVNAILNTNHASAVGQSGVSEVIYFIQKNNSDMAYVASHKLLYMAGIKVSFACCFVEALTKVYFGQSTSFV from the exons ATGAATTCACGAGAGCTCGCTCTTGTCTCCACAGCCACAGTCTTCGGAGCTTTAGCTTCTGCTTTTGCTGTTTGCTTCTACTCCAGCAACGGCAATTCCAGAAAGCAGTTTTCCAAAATCAATTCGGTTCCAGACTGTGACGTTTCGAAGAAATGCTCTTCTCAGAGCCCCTTCGATCCTTCCAAACGCAAAGA gTATTTATCATGGGATGATTATTTTATGGCAATTGCACTTTTATCAGCTGAAAGGTCCAAAGATCCAAACAGGCAg GTTGGGGCATGTTTGGTTAGTCAAAATGGCATAATTCTTG GCATTGGCTACAATGGATTTCCAAGAGGTTGTTCAGATGACGACCTTCCGTGGGCAAAG AAATCCAAATCTGGGGACCCTCTTGAGACAAAGTACCC TTATGTTTGTCATGCTGAAGTCAATGCTATTCTGAACACAAATCATGCTTCTGCTGTTGGGCAG TCGGGCGTGTCTgaagttatatattttatacagaAGAACAATTCAGATATGGCGTACGTTGCTTCACACAAGTTACTGTACATGGCTGGTATTAAAGTAAGTTTTGCTTGCTGTTTTGTTGAAGCTCTCACTAAGGTTTATTTTGGCCAAAGCACTTCCTTTGTTTGA